The proteins below are encoded in one region of Limnohabitans sp. 63ED37-2:
- a CDS encoding indolepyruvate ferredoxin oxidoreductase family protein: protein MNAPLPESIRQALETVTLDDKYSLDMGRAFMSGVQALVKLPMLQRQRDALQGKNTAGFISGYRGSPLGSYDQSLWKAKDHLKAQHIVFQPGVNEELAATALWGTQQLGFAPPGTNKFDGVFGIWYGKGPGVDRCSDVFKHANMAGTTPWGGVLAVAGDDHVAKSSTAAHQSDHIFKACGLPVFFPASVQDILDQGLHALALSRFAGIWSGMKTIQEIVESSATAQIDPERVQIVLPEFVMPPGGVHIRWPDTALEQEARLFDYKWYAALAYIRANKLNHNVIQGPNDRFGLIASGKAYNDTRQALLDLGLDDATCQRLGIRLHKVGVVWPLEAQTTREFATGLREILVVEEKRQVIEYQLKEELYNWRDDVRPTIVGKFDETEGDTAGGEWSTPNPTQRTLLRANADLTPTLIARAIAKRLKKLGVDADTTARIDAHLAVLDAKEKSLQTLTLGAAAERTPWFCSGCPHNTSTKVPEGSRAMAGIGCHFMSLWMDRSTTGFTQMGGEGVPWTGQQPFCTDQHIFANIGDGTYFHSGILAVRQSVASGVNITYKILYNDAVAMTGGQPVGERSEGHSVVQIAMSMKAEGAQRIVVVTDEPEKYEGVALVDGVRVFHRDELDRIQREMREIKGTTVIIYDQTCATEKRRRRKRGTMVDPAVRVMINEEVCEGCGDCGVQSNCLSVEPLETPLGRKRTINQSTCNKDTSCLKGFCPSFVTVEGGTFKKKATASTTSINPASLGTLPEPALPTIHEPWGMVVAGVGGTGVITIGQVLGMAAHMEGKGIVTQDSAGLAQKGGATWSHILLANHQDEIRTTRVSMAAADLIIGCDPIVSASKETTLRMRAGRTHVALNSNSTPTAAFVKNSNWQNPAEQCVAEITAQVGVEGVGAFDADALAKQLMGDTIYVNPMILGYAWQKGWVPLHRESLVRAIELNDVQVKNNLAAFEWGRYAAHQLDALMKAIQPSQVIQFKKRESLEDLITDRMTRLTDYQDQAYALLYQGIVDKVRATEAPLGKTLLSETVARQLYRLMAYKDEYEVARLHTQTGFMERIQNSFEGDFKVHYHLAPPIWSKRNSQGELVKKKFGPIMLTGFKVLAKLKGLRGTKLDYFGKTEERQTERALIREYMQHIDRVLGSLSSETHAHAVAVAQVPENIKGYGHVKERNIRAARSLWASLSAA from the coding sequence ATGAACGCCCCCTTGCCCGAATCGATCCGCCAGGCTTTAGAGACGGTAACGCTGGACGACAAATACAGCCTCGATATGGGCCGCGCTTTCATGAGCGGCGTGCAGGCGCTGGTCAAACTGCCCATGCTGCAACGCCAACGTGACGCCTTGCAGGGCAAAAACACCGCAGGCTTCATCAGCGGTTACCGGGGCTCGCCCTTGGGCAGCTACGACCAGTCACTGTGGAAAGCCAAGGACCACCTCAAGGCCCAGCACATCGTGTTCCAGCCCGGCGTCAACGAAGAGCTGGCCGCCACCGCTTTATGGGGCACACAGCAACTGGGCTTTGCACCGCCCGGCACCAACAAATTCGACGGTGTCTTCGGCATCTGGTACGGCAAAGGCCCCGGCGTGGACCGCTGCTCGGACGTGTTCAAGCACGCCAACATGGCGGGCACCACCCCTTGGGGCGGCGTGCTGGCGGTGGCGGGCGACGACCATGTGGCCAAAAGCTCCACCGCAGCGCACCAGAGCGACCACATCTTCAAGGCCTGCGGCTTGCCCGTTTTCTTCCCGGCCAGCGTGCAAGACATTCTGGACCAAGGCTTGCACGCCCTGGCCCTGAGCCGCTTTGCAGGCATCTGGTCCGGCATGAAGACGATCCAAGAAATCGTCGAGTCCAGTGCCACCGCGCAGATCGACCCCGAGCGCGTGCAGATCGTGTTACCCGAGTTTGTGATGCCGCCCGGCGGCGTGCACATCCGCTGGCCCGACACCGCGCTGGAACAAGAAGCGCGTTTGTTTGATTACAAATGGTACGCGGCTCTCGCCTACATCCGCGCCAACAAGCTCAACCACAACGTCATCCAGGGACCGAATGACCGCTTTGGCCTGATCGCCAGCGGCAAAGCCTACAACGACACGCGCCAGGCCCTGCTGGATCTGGGGCTGGACGACGCCACCTGCCAACGCTTGGGCATTCGGTTGCACAAGGTGGGTGTGGTCTGGCCACTCGAGGCACAAACCACCCGCGAATTTGCTACCGGGCTGCGCGAGATTTTGGTGGTCGAAGAAAAACGCCAGGTCATCGAATACCAACTCAAAGAAGAACTCTACAACTGGCGCGACGATGTGCGTCCCACCATCGTGGGCAAATTCGACGAGACCGAGGGCGATACAGCGGGTGGAGAATGGTCAACGCCCAATCCAACTCAACGCACCTTGCTGCGGGCCAATGCCGACCTCACCCCTACCTTGATTGCAAGGGCCATTGCCAAACGCCTGAAAAAGCTGGGCGTTGATGCCGACACAACTGCCCGAATCGACGCCCACCTGGCCGTGCTGGACGCCAAAGAAAAATCCTTGCAAACCCTGACCCTGGGTGCGGCTGCCGAGCGCACGCCTTGGTTCTGCTCCGGCTGCCCACACAACACCTCCACCAAGGTGCCCGAAGGCTCACGCGCCATGGCGGGCATTGGCTGCCACTTCATGAGCCTCTGGATGGACCGCAGCACCACGGGCTTCACCCAAATGGGTGGCGAAGGCGTGCCATGGACGGGGCAACAACCCTTCTGCACCGACCAGCACATTTTTGCCAACATCGGTGACGGCACTTATTTCCACAGTGGCATCTTGGCCGTGCGCCAAAGCGTGGCCTCGGGTGTGAACATCACCTACAAGATTTTGTACAACGATGCGGTGGCCATGACCGGCGGCCAGCCCGTGGGTGAGCGGTCTGAAGGCCACAGCGTGGTGCAAATCGCCATGAGCATGAAGGCCGAAGGCGCTCAGCGCATTGTGGTCGTGACCGACGAGCCAGAAAAATACGAAGGCGTAGCTTTGGTGGATGGCGTGCGTGTGTTCCACCGCGACGAACTCGATCGCATCCAACGCGAAATGCGCGAAATCAAAGGCACCACCGTCATCATTTACGACCAAACCTGCGCCACCGAAAAACGCCGCCGCCGCAAGCGCGGCACCATGGTCGACCCGGCCGTTCGCGTGATGATCAACGAAGAAGTGTGCGAAGGCTGTGGCGACTGTGGTGTGCAGTCCAACTGCTTGTCGGTTGAACCGCTCGAAACCCCTTTGGGCCGCAAGCGCACCATCAACCAAAGCACCTGTAACAAGGACACCAGCTGCCTCAAAGGCTTTTGCCCCAGCTTTGTCACTGTGGAAGGTGGCACGTTCAAAAAGAAAGCCACAGCCTCTACCACCAGCATCAACCCAGCCAGCCTGGGCACATTGCCAGAACCTGCCCTGCCCACCATCCACGAGCCTTGGGGGATGGTGGTGGCCGGTGTGGGCGGCACAGGTGTCATCACCATCGGTCAGGTGTTAGGCATGGCGGCGCACATGGAAGGCAAAGGCATCGTCACGCAAGACTCAGCAGGCCTGGCACAAAAAGGTGGCGCCACCTGGAGCCACATCTTGCTGGCCAACCACCAAGACGAAATCCGAACCACCCGTGTGAGCATGGCCGCTGCCGACTTGATCATCGGTTGTGACCCGATCGTCAGCGCGTCCAAAGAAACCACTTTGCGCATGCGTGCAGGCCGCACCCATGTGGCCTTGAACAGCAACAGCACCCCCACTGCCGCCTTTGTAAAAAACAGCAACTGGCAAAACCCGGCCGAGCAATGCGTGGCCGAAATCACCGCACAAGTCGGCGTGGAAGGTGTGGGCGCATTTGACGCCGATGCTTTGGCCAAACAACTCATGGGCGACACGATTTATGTGAACCCGATGATCCTCGGCTACGCTTGGCAAAAAGGTTGGGTGCCTCTGCACCGCGAATCTTTGGTGCGTGCCATCGAACTCAACGATGTACAGGTCAAAAACAACCTCGCCGCTTTTGAGTGGGGTCGTTACGCAGCCCACCAGCTCGACGCCTTGATGAAAGCCATTCAGCCTTCACAAGTCATCCAGTTCAAAAAACGCGAGTCGCTGGAAGACTTGATCACCGACCGCATGACGCGTCTAACCGACTACCAAGACCAAGCGTATGCCCTGCTCTACCAAGGCATCGTCGATAAAGTTCGGGCCACAGAAGCGCCATTGGGCAAAACACTGTTAAGCGAAACCGTGGCTAGACAGCTGTATCGTTTGATGGCCTACAAGGACGAATACGAAGTAGCCCGTTTGCACACCCAAACGGGTTTTATGGAGCGCATTCAAAACAGTTTTGAAGGTGACTTCAAAGTCCATTACCACCTGGCCCCGCCAATTTGGTCTAAGCGCAACAGCCAAGGCGAATTGGTCAAGAAAAAGTTCGGCCCCATCATGCTGACGGGCTTCAAAGTCTTGGCCAAACTCAAAGGTCTGCGCGGCACCAAATTGGACTACTTTGGCAAAACCGAAGAGCGCCAAACCGAACGCGCACTGATCCGCGAGTACATGCAACACATTGACCGTGTGCTGGGCTCATTGAGTTCAGAAACCCATGCGCATGCCGTAGCTGTAGCCCAGGTGCCTGAAAACATCAAGGGCTACGGTCACGTCAAAGAACGCAACATCCGGGCCGCACGTTCTTTGTGGGCCTCACTGAGCGCTGCCTAA
- the minE gene encoding cell division topological specificity factor MinE, whose product MSFLSFLLGEKKQTASVAKERLQIILAHERSGRNAAEPDYLPDLQRELVAVISKYIKINVQDIKVNLERQDNLEVLEVKIELPDSR is encoded by the coding sequence ATGTCCTTTCTTTCCTTCCTCTTGGGCGAAAAGAAGCAGACGGCCAGTGTGGCCAAAGAGCGCCTGCAAATCATCCTGGCACATGAGCGCAGTGGCCGCAATGCCGCTGAGCCCGATTATTTGCCCGATCTGCAGCGTGAATTGGTAGCTGTGATCAGCAAGTACATCAAGATCAATGTTCAAGACATCAAAGTCAACTTGGAGCGCCAGGACAACCTGGAAGTGCTCGAAGTCAAAATCGAATTGCCCGATTCGCGCTGA
- the minD gene encoding septum site-determining protein MinD: MTKIVVVTSGKGGVGKTTTSASFATGLALKGFKTAVIDFDVGLRNLDLIMGCERRVVYDLINVIQGEANLNQALIKDKQCDNLFVLAASQTRDKDALSQDGVEKVLDDLRAMGFDYIVCDSPAGIETGALMAMHFADEALVVTNPEVSSVRDSDRILGMLGSKTKRAIEGLEPIKEHLLITRYNPARVEEGQMLSLQDIQDILRIKLLGVIPESESVLQASNQGTPAIHMNSSDVSEAYKDVIARFLGEEKPMRFTEAEKAGFFKRLFGGK, from the coding sequence ATGACAAAAATCGTTGTTGTGACATCTGGTAAGGGTGGCGTGGGCAAAACCACGACCAGCGCCAGTTTCGCCACTGGTTTGGCCCTCAAAGGCTTCAAAACCGCCGTCATTGACTTTGATGTGGGCCTGCGCAATTTGGACCTGATCATGGGCTGTGAGCGCCGTGTGGTGTATGACCTGATCAATGTGATCCAGGGCGAAGCCAATCTGAATCAGGCCTTGATCAAGGACAAGCAGTGCGACAACCTGTTTGTGTTGGCCGCATCTCAAACCCGCGACAAAGATGCTTTGTCGCAAGATGGTGTTGAAAAAGTCTTGGATGACTTGAGAGCCATGGGTTTTGACTACATCGTGTGTGATTCCCCTGCGGGCATCGAAACTGGTGCTTTGATGGCCATGCACTTTGCCGATGAGGCTTTGGTGGTGACCAACCCCGAGGTGTCTTCGGTGCGCGATTCTGACCGCATCTTGGGCATGTTGGGCAGCAAGACCAAACGTGCGATTGAAGGCCTCGAGCCGATCAAGGAGCATTTGCTGATCACCCGCTACAACCCGGCTCGGGTGGAAGAGGGTCAAATGCTGTCTCTGCAGGACATTCAGGACATCTTGCGCATCAAATTGTTGGGGGTCATTCCTGAAAGCGAATCGGTGCTGCAAGCTTCTAACCAAGGCACACCAGCGATTCATATGAATTCCAGCGATGTGTCAGAAGCCTACAAAGACGTCATTGCCCGCTTTTTGGGTGAAGAAAAGCCCATGCGCTTCACCGAAGCGGAAAAGGCCGGTTTCTTCAAGCGCCTGTTCGGAGGCAAATAA
- the minC gene encoding septum site-determining protein MinC: protein MSIASENPHNPCFEIKSADLSLVALLLKTTDVAEVSRALKHQLAESPGFFDQDPVVIDISALTLKEDETIDFKALIAALQEHAFVPLAIKGASARLLDLAKGHGLVDASDARIRRSMPIAEAAPIQAPVAEPVAPALTHLSAMRIDKPLRSGQQIYAKGRDLIVMGMVNAGAEVIADGHIHVYGTLRGKAIAGARGNTQAQIFAQVMEPELISIAGVYRTSENPLPKDVLGQPAQVSLQSGPDGDKLLITPLKN, encoded by the coding sequence ATGTCAATCGCTTCAGAAAACCCGCACAACCCTTGTTTTGAAATCAAAAGTGCCGATTTGTCATTGGTTGCTTTGTTGCTCAAAACCACCGATGTGGCCGAGGTTTCGCGGGCTTTGAAGCATCAGTTGGCTGAAAGTCCAGGTTTCTTCGACCAAGATCCTGTGGTGATCGACATCAGTGCTTTGACCTTGAAGGAAGATGAAACCATCGACTTCAAGGCTTTGATCGCTGCTTTGCAAGAACATGCGTTTGTGCCTTTGGCCATCAAAGGGGCATCTGCGCGACTTTTGGACTTGGCCAAGGGGCATGGCTTGGTGGATGCATCAGATGCCCGCATTCGGCGTTCTATGCCCATTGCTGAGGCTGCACCGATCCAAGCGCCGGTGGCTGAACCCGTTGCACCAGCACTCACGCACTTGAGCGCTATGCGCATTGACAAGCCTTTGCGCTCGGGTCAGCAAATTTATGCTAAAGGGCGTGATCTGATCGTGATGGGCATGGTCAACGCAGGCGCAGAAGTGATTGCTGACGGCCATATCCATGTTTATGGCACATTGCGGGGCAAGGCGATTGCAGGGGCTCGGGGCAATACACAAGCCCAAATTTTTGCCCAGGTGATGGAGCCAGAGTTGATTTCTATCGCTGGGGTGTACCGAACCAGCGAAAATCCGTTACCCAAAGATGTTTTGGGCCAACCGGCCCAGGTTTCTTTGCAATCAGGTCCAGATGGTGACAAATTGCTGATCACCCCTCTGAAGAACTGA
- a CDS encoding DUF2788 domain-containing protein: MLNFTEEQFAWFGLTIGVAAFMLYMLFIVVQLAWESKAGKFGTFVIFLGLAFGMLGFVAKGVIQWLLGT, translated from the coding sequence ATGTTGAATTTCACCGAAGAACAGTTTGCCTGGTTCGGTCTGACCATTGGTGTGGCCGCTTTCATGCTTTACATGCTGTTCATCGTTGTGCAGCTGGCCTGGGAATCTAAAGCTGGCAAGTTTGGTACCTTCGTGATTTTTTTAGGTCTGGCTTTTGGCATGCTGGGTTTTGTGGCTAAGGGTGTCATTCAATGGTTGCTCGGAACTTGA
- a CDS encoding DUF2189 domain-containing protein — MTQASPPPNHSPDPLHGQPQVRRGRLNLPSVLPINGQQPLFWLYLGLKDMCHTPWLSLAHGLVMALGGGLITWLAHDRFWLLASAVSGFLVVAPVLATSLYAMSRAIERNETVNLQLLFKTWTQWQTLQNNEPVSYWCLVRFGLLLALAGTGWVLTSSALITLMAPVPIHTPMDFIRHVVLSRENYLFELWLMLGGLLAAPVFASSVVAMPLLLDRKLNTLQAVLTSWKVVLTHPLPMALWAFLIMGLSMMGILSLFIGLIVIVPMLGHASWHAYRDLVNTHDVPERMPRQEAV; from the coding sequence ATGACACAAGCCTCCCCACCACCAAACCATTCGCCTGATCCCTTGCACGGGCAGCCCCAAGTCAGGCGTGGGCGCTTGAACCTGCCTAGCGTTTTGCCCATCAACGGCCAACAACCTCTGTTTTGGCTCTATTTGGGCCTGAAAGACATGTGTCATACCCCTTGGCTGAGCTTGGCCCATGGCTTGGTCATGGCCCTGGGCGGTGGCCTGATCACTTGGTTGGCTCATGACCGTTTTTGGTTGCTCGCCAGTGCGGTGTCTGGTTTTTTGGTTGTGGCACCTGTTTTGGCCACCAGCCTGTACGCCATGAGCCGCGCCATCGAAAGAAACGAGACCGTGAACCTGCAGCTTTTGTTCAAGACCTGGACGCAATGGCAAACGCTGCAGAACAACGAGCCTGTGAGCTATTGGTGTTTGGTGCGTTTTGGCTTGTTGTTGGCTTTGGCGGGCACGGGTTGGGTTTTGACCTCATCGGCCCTGATCACTTTGATGGCCCCGGTGCCCATCCACACCCCCATGGATTTCATTCGCCATGTGGTACTGAGCCGCGAGAATTATTTGTTTGAGCTGTGGCTGATGTTAGGCGGCCTGTTGGCAGCCCCGGTTTTTGCCTCAAGTGTGGTGGCCATGCCTTTGTTGCTCGACAGAAAGTTGAACACCTTGCAGGCTGTGCTGACCAGCTGGAAGGTGGTTTTGACCCATCCTTTGCCCATGGCTTTGTGGGCATTTTTGATCATGGGCCTGAGCATGATGGGCATTTTGAGTTTGTTCATTGGCTTGATCGTGATCGTGCCCATGTTGGGCCATGCCTCTTGGCATGCCTACCGAGATCTGGTGAACACGCATGATGTGCCTGAACGCATGCCCCGTCAGGAGGCTGTGTGA
- a CDS encoding Spy/CpxP family protein refolding chaperone, with product MKSIRTTLIATALMAGLTGLALAQNTTASADNTRAGRMEKMREHKSEHKGERHTQRLAELKTKLNLQAGQEPAWNTFTQSMQHPDRTARPERASMEKMTTPERLDMMQAMKAQRDAHMQQRAEATKTFYASLSTEQKQVFDQETARMMKGSGMHATKHEGGHGRH from the coding sequence ATGAAATCGATTCGCACCACCTTGATCGCCACAGCCTTGATGGCCGGTTTGACCGGTTTGGCCTTGGCCCAAAACACCACGGCGTCCGCAGACAACACGCGTGCTGGCCGCATGGAGAAAATGCGCGAGCACAAGAGTGAACACAAAGGCGAACGCCACACGCAACGTTTGGCCGAACTCAAGACCAAACTGAATTTGCAAGCGGGGCAAGAACCTGCGTGGAACACGTTCACCCAATCCATGCAACACCCCGACCGCACGGCACGACCCGAACGTGCGAGCATGGAAAAAATGACCACGCCCGAACGCTTGGACATGATGCAAGCCATGAAAGCCCAACGCGATGCGCACATGCAACAACGCGCCGAAGCGACCAAAACTTTTTATGCCAGTTTGAGCACAGAGCAAAAGCAGGTGTTTGACCAAGAAACCGCTCGCATGATGAAGGGTTCTGGCATGCACGCAACCAAGCACGAAGGCGGTCACGGGCGTCATTGA
- a CDS encoding heavy-metal-associated domain-containing protein yields the protein MNQIFTVEGMTCGHCEKAVTKALLSLDTQAKVVIDRTHNSVQVDSEKSREALAQAIADEGYRVTA from the coding sequence ATGAACCAAATTTTCACCGTTGAAGGCATGACGTGTGGCCACTGTGAAAAAGCAGTCACCAAAGCTTTATTGTCTTTGGATACACAGGCCAAGGTTGTGATCGACCGCACACACAACAGCGTGCAAGTGGATTCAGAAAAAAGCCGTGAGGCTTTGGCTCAGGCCATTGCCGATGAAGGTTACCGCGTCACCGCTTGA
- a CDS encoding heavy metal translocating P-type ATPase: MTQIKNEPPITYDIGIGGMTCASCVARVEKALKKMPGVLSATVNLATESARIEVATHDVTDARLRRVVRDAGYEPRTPEAQAEVGRESPWAGFMPVGVGLLLTTPLVLPMLAELWGRHWMLPAWVQFALATPVQFVLGARFYKAGWHALKALTGNMDLLVSLGTTAGWALSVWLWLTAHEGHTPHLYFEGSAVVITLVMLGKWLETRAKRQTTEAIRALHALRPDKAHWLGEEGEVDVPVDEILVGDRIVVRPGERFPLDGELVEGQTQVDESMLTGEPLPVAKAPGEALTGGSINREGRVLMRVTAVGHETVLSHIIRLVEDAQAAKAPIQRLVDKVAEVFVPVVLLIALLTLGAWMALGSDFETALIHAVAVLVIACPCALGLATPVAIMAGTGVAAKHGILIKDVQALELAHRVQTVAFDKTGTLTVGQPRLLARVPAPGHDAPTALALAARVQSGSEHPLARAVVSAAQQQGLTGATAQDLQAVPGKGVLAKVDERQLLLGSLRWLQEEGLDIGMWQPDINALQAQGASLSALAERTDAGLHALLLMGFGDEPKVGAAQALTMLRDRGLKLVMISGDNQAAAEAMARRLGLRPEAGEVLANVLPGDKSAQVQKLRAGGKVVAMVGDGVNDAPALAAADVGMAMGNGTDVAMHAAGITLMRGEVALVGAALDISARTVAKIRQNLFWAFAYNVAGIPMAALGYLNPMMAGAAMALSSVSVMANALLLKRWKP, encoded by the coding sequence ATGACACAGATCAAGAACGAACCTCCCATCACCTACGACATCGGCATCGGCGGCATGACCTGCGCATCGTGTGTGGCGCGGGTCGAAAAAGCCTTGAAAAAAATGCCCGGTGTCCTCAGCGCCACGGTCAACCTCGCGACCGAATCGGCCCGCATTGAAGTGGCAACCCATGACGTGACTGACGCACGCCTGCGACGCGTTGTGCGCGATGCCGGGTACGAGCCCCGCACACCCGAAGCACAAGCCGAAGTGGGCCGCGAGTCACCCTGGGCAGGCTTCATGCCGGTCGGTGTGGGTCTGTTGCTGACCACGCCCTTGGTTTTGCCCATGTTGGCCGAGCTGTGGGGCCGCCACTGGATGCTGCCCGCATGGGTGCAATTTGCGCTGGCCACGCCTGTGCAGTTTGTGTTGGGCGCACGTTTTTACAAAGCCGGTTGGCATGCCCTGAAGGCGCTCACGGGCAACATGGATTTGTTGGTGTCCTTGGGCACCACCGCAGGCTGGGCCTTGTCGGTTTGGTTGTGGCTCACGGCGCACGAGGGGCATACACCGCACCTGTACTTTGAAGGCTCGGCCGTGGTCATCACCTTGGTGATGTTGGGCAAATGGCTGGAGACGCGTGCCAAGCGCCAAACCACCGAGGCGATTCGCGCTTTGCATGCCTTGCGCCCAGACAAAGCCCATTGGTTGGGTGAAGAAGGCGAGGTCGATGTGCCTGTGGACGAAATCCTGGTGGGCGACCGGATTGTGGTGCGGCCCGGCGAACGTTTTCCGCTGGACGGCGAATTGGTCGAAGGCCAAACCCAGGTGGACGAATCCATGCTGACTGGTGAGCCCTTGCCCGTGGCCAAGGCACCGGGTGAGGCTTTGACGGGCGGCTCCATCAACCGCGAAGGGCGCGTGCTCATGCGCGTGACGGCGGTGGGCCACGAAACCGTGCTCTCGCACATTATCCGCTTGGTCGAAGACGCACAAGCGGCCAAAGCGCCCATTCAGCGGCTGGTAGACAAAGTGGCCGAAGTGTTTGTTCCCGTGGTGCTGCTGATCGCCTTGCTCACCTTGGGTGCGTGGATGGCGCTGGGCTCAGATTTTGAAACCGCGCTCATCCATGCGGTGGCCGTGCTCGTCATTGCCTGCCCTTGCGCCCTAGGCTTGGCAACGCCTGTGGCCATCATGGCGGGCACGGGTGTGGCGGCCAAACACGGCATTTTGATCAAAGACGTGCAAGCGCTGGAATTGGCGCACCGCGTGCAAACCGTGGCTTTTGACAAAACCGGTACGCTCACCGTGGGCCAACCGCGCTTGCTGGCCCGTGTGCCCGCGCCCGGGCACGATGCACCAACCGCTTTGGCCTTGGCTGCACGCGTGCAAAGCGGCAGTGAACACCCCTTAGCGCGTGCGGTGGTCAGCGCCGCACAACAGCAGGGCCTGACAGGCGCCACCGCGCAAGACCTGCAAGCCGTGCCCGGCAAGGGCGTGTTGGCCAAGGTAGATGAACGGCAGCTGTTGCTGGGCAGTTTGCGCTGGCTGCAAGAAGAAGGTCTGGACATCGGCATGTGGCAGCCAGACATCAACGCTTTGCAGGCGCAAGGCGCAAGCCTGTCGGCTTTGGCAGAGCGCACCGATGCGGGGTTGCATGCCCTGCTGCTCATGGGTTTTGGGGATGAACCCAAAGTGGGCGCAGCGCAAGCATTAACGATGTTGCGCGATCGCGGCTTGAAGCTGGTGATGATTTCGGGCGACAACCAGGCCGCCGCCGAAGCCATGGCCCGCCGCTTGGGCTTGCGCCCCGAAGCGGGAGAAGTGCTGGCCAATGTGCTGCCCGGTGACAAGTCTGCGCAGGTGCAAAAACTGCGTGCGGGTGGCAAGGTGGTCGCCATGGTGGGCGACGGGGTGAACGACGCGCCCGCCTTGGCCGCCGCCGACGTGGGCATGGCCATGGGCAACGGCACCGATGTGGCCATGCATGCGGCGGGCATTACCCTCATGCGCGGCGAAGTCGCATTGGTGGGCGCGGCGCTCGATATCTCGGCCCGCACTGTGGCCAAGATTCGGCAGAACCTGTTCTGGGCCTTTGCCTACAACGTGGCGGGCATCCCTATGGCTGCCTTGGGTTACCTCAACCCCATGATGGCGGGCGCAGCCATGGCGCTCAGCTCGGTGAGTGTCATGGCCAATGCATTGCTGCTGAAGCGTTGGAAGCCCTGA
- a CDS encoding hemerythrin domain-containing protein, giving the protein MTRHSALQTIRDEHASLAAMLQSMRLMVQKGPGDNRRQFFDVLRGMLFYIDEFPERLHHPKESNLLFPKVVKLAPKVMGAVDKLERDHMRSEKAARDLQHLLLAWDLLGPSRRTEFEEAIGQYIDAYLEHMNLEENVILPEAERCFSDDDWRLLNEAFAENADPLTGHYRPAEAYERLFSLIVTRAPAPIGLG; this is encoded by the coding sequence ATGACCCGCCACAGCGCCCTTCAGACCATCCGCGACGAACACGCGAGTTTGGCCGCCATGCTGCAATCCATGCGGCTCATGGTGCAAAAAGGGCCGGGCGACAACCGACGCCAGTTTTTTGATGTGCTGCGCGGCATGCTGTTTTACATCGACGAATTCCCGGAGCGCCTGCACCACCCCAAAGAGTCAAACCTGCTCTTTCCTAAAGTGGTCAAGCTCGCCCCCAAAGTCATGGGCGCGGTGGACAAGCTCGAACGTGACCACATGCGCAGCGAAAAAGCCGCCCGCGATTTACAGCACCTGCTGTTGGCTTGGGATTTGTTGGGCCCGAGCAGGCGCACGGAATTTGAAGAAGCCATTGGCCAGTACATCGATGCTTATTTGGAGCACATGAACTTGGAAGAAAACGTCATCCTGCCCGAGGCCGAGCGCTGCTTTTCGGACGATGACTGGCGGCTGCTGAACGAGGCGTTTGCCGAAAACGCTGACCCTCTCACAGGTCACTACCGGCCCGCTGAGGCCTATGAAAGGCTTTTCAGCCTGATCGTCACACGCGCCCCCGCGCCCATTGGTTTGGGCTGA